GAGTTTGGTTCTGTTGTTTACATAAATTGTCCCATATATACTTGGGAAAGCCTAGTTCTTGTATTCATGTCTCCCTTTTGTGTCTGTATTTGTCAAAAAAGGGGTGCAAAGGCAAAGAAGAGAGTCCCAGTTCTGGATGCTTGACCAGGAGAATGTAACTCTGTCCCACTCTCTGCCCAAGGTAAAGGCTAAGAGATGTTTATCATTTGTGTCATCCAGTTCTGTCCCTCTCCGAGCCTCCAAGTGTCAAACTGCAACACAGCAAGCCTCAACCTGTATCAAAAGCAATACTATAGCCAGCACAGGGCCATGAAACAAGCTGGAGTATCTAGCTTGATCATAAACTATCATGCTGATAAAGCAGCCTTTTGAAAAATGCAGCCAAGTCTCACAGCTACCACGCTTAGCAGCTTTGTGCTCCTTGTAATAAGCTTCCACATTTAACTCTTTGCTCCAGGGACCGACTGCGCCCGTCTCTGGGATGCCTTGCGCCTCAGCCCAGGCCAGGCTGTGGATTCCCGGCTGCgggagcagctcctggggctgagCCCGGGCTTGCAGAGCGCCGCTGGCAGGGCCCAACCACTGCACCCTCTCCGACACTTCGAACTCCCTTCCTCCGCGTCTCCCTCGTCCCTTTCCCCGCCTATAAAGTCGAAATGGAAGTGTGTGCAGTCGGTCCCTGGGTGCTCTTCCCCCTCCtgcgccccccaccccagcccgaggcggcggcgggagggcgcTGCCCGCAGCCAGCCTCTTTCCCTCGCCTCTGCCGCCCgaggaaggagagaggcaaCTGCCACGGCAGCCCCCGcgggccgccgcgccggccGCCCCACAGCTGCCCTCTCAGCCGGGAGAGGCGGGAAGGGAGGGGGCCGGCGGGCACGGGGCACGgggcgctgcccgccgcggtaccgcccgcccgccgctcccTTCCTCAGGCGGCGGGGCACCTCTCGCCCCTGCCGCGGGGACGGCGGCGGACCTGGGGGGTCTCCGCTCTCCCCCgcggaggagggggaggacggGACGGGCGCGGTGGTGGCGTGCGACACGGGAGAGCGGTCCCCGCCTGAGGGGAGAGCGGCCGCCTCTGCCTGCGGGTGCCCTCAGGCAGGCAGGCGCTGCCGGCCCAGGGAAGGCAGGtgccccgccgcggggcgggggcgcctCGCCGGCACCTCAGGGCGATGCagcggggccggccgggcgcatggctcctcccgccggggcgcggccgggccgggccgggggcggaggaggcggggaaggggggagcCGCTGCCGTCACCGAGGCTCCCGGCTCGCTCGCCTCGCCGCcgcggcagccccagccccgctcccaccCCCTCGCCTGCCCCCACCCTCCTTTCCTGTCTCGGCGAGAGCAGTGTGCCTCCCTTCCCAGATGGCAGCCGGCAGCGCCATGCAGCCTCCcgttcctcctcctcctctccctcctctccgGCTCTAAGTCAATGCCATGCTGCCGCTGCTCCTCCCGGCACTGCTGGCCGCCTGCCTGCCgccctgccagggctggagcCCCTCGGCGGCTGCCAgcgggcaggaggagcaggagcaagAGCTCTTCTTGCCCCCTGCCAACTCCTCCTCCCGCTCCTTGGCCAGCCTCGAGATGGACCTCGACGGGGCAGCAAGCAAGGAGGAAGGCAGCACCACCAGCCCGGGCACGCCGGCTGCCCCTAGCCAAGAGCCTTTCCCTTCCGCTCCCACCTCCtccgggcagcagcagcagcagcgtcCCCAGCCGCAGGGGCAGCCGCAACCCGCCGAGGACCCGCACTGCAATATCAGCGTGCAGCGGCAGATGCTGAGCTCGCTGCTGGTGCGCTGGAGCCGCCCGCTGGGCATCCAGTGCGACCTCCTGCTCTTCTCCACCAACAGCCACGGGCGGGCCTTCTTCTCCGCCGCCTTCCACCGCGTGGGGCCGCCGCTGCTCATCGAGCACCTGGGGCTGGCGGCCGGCGGCGCCCAGCAGGACTTGCGCCTCTGCGtgggctgcagctgggtgcGGGGCAGGCGGGTCGGGCGCTTGCGGGGCGCCGCGCCCCaggccgctgctgccgccgccgcctcctcctcgcTCTCCTACCCGCCGGCGGCGGAGCCCGGCCAGTACTGGCTGCAAGGGGAGCCGCTGAATTTCTGCTGCCTGGATttcagcctggaggagctgaAGGGGGAGCCGGGCTGGCGGATGAACCGCAAGCCCATCGAGTCTACCTTGGTGGCTTGTTTCATGACTCTGGTCATCATCGTGTGGAGCGTGGCCGCCCTCATCTGGCCGGTGCCCATCATCGCCGGCTTCTTGCCCAACGGCATGGAGCAGCGCCGCAGCACCGccgccggcaccgccgccgccaaGTAGCCTCTCCCGGTGACTCCCCCCTTCTCTTCGTCGTGCGGTGTGGAGCGACGCGGCGCGGCCGCctcccgccgggccgggccgggccgggccgggctctGCCGTGTTCTCCCGTGTTTGAAGCGTGGCACAAGTGGCGGCGGGACGCCGCCGGCCCGGGCGGCTGTGGGGCGCGCGGGGCCGCCTCAGGGCCCGGCCCGCCCTGAGGGGAGCAGCGCCGCTgtgccgcccgccccgccgccgccgacCAACTCCTGTGTGCTCGTTTTGTATCTTTAATACCCGTTTTAAACGAACCTTTTagtaaagaagaagaaaaaaaagagaa
This Gavia stellata isolate bGavSte3 chromosome 6, bGavSte3.hap2, whole genome shotgun sequence DNA region includes the following protein-coding sequences:
- the TMEM158 gene encoding transmembrane protein 158 is translated as MLPLLLPALLAACLPPCQGWSPSAAASGQEEQEQELFLPPANSSSRSLASLEMDLDGAASKEEGSTTSPGTPAAPSQEPFPSAPTSSGQQQQQRPQPQGQPQPAEDPHCNISVQRQMLSSLLVRWSRPLGIQCDLLLFSTNSHGRAFFSAAFHRVGPPLLIEHLGLAAGGAQQDLRLCVGCSWVRGRRVGRLRGAAPQAAAAAAASSSLSYPPAAEPGQYWLQGEPLNFCCLDFSLEELKGEPGWRMNRKPIESTLVACFMTLVIIVWSVAALIWPVPIIAGFLPNGMEQRRSTAAGTAAAK